ATCTTCAGGTTGCCGGGGTCGTCCAGCTCCCACTCGTCCACCGCCACCAGGTGCATCCCGCCGAGCGCCGCCCGGGTGCCCTCCACCCCCAGCAGCCCGATGGTGTAGACCAGTTCGTCGAAGCTCAGGTACGCGCTCGGCCTGGGTGCTTCGTGCCAGAGCGCCGCCAGGAGGTGCGTCTTCCCCACGCCGAAGCCGCCGTCCAGGTACACGCCGCTCCCCGCGCGCCTCCCGCCGAAGAGCCCGCGCACCAGGCCGCCCAGCCCGGGCCGCGCCCCTTCCCGCAGCTCGTCCGCGACCTCCCGCAGCCGGCGGACGGCCTCGGCCTGCGAGGGGTGCCGCGGGTCGGGCCGGTAGTCGTCGAAGCGCTTGTCCGCGAAGCGCGGCGGCGGGACGAAGCCGGCCACCAGCTCGCCCGGGTCGGGGCGCGCGGGGATCTCGCGGAGAACCGTCTGCAGGTCGAGCAAAACGAAAGCGTGCGCCGGGTGTCACGGTCGGTCGGGAGCGGCCCCAACCTAGCCGCCGCCGGCGCCGGGACAAGGCCGGACGAACGGAGTGGGCGAACCGTGGTCTTCCGTCGGCCCCGGCCGTGCACGCGAGTTGATGCGGGCGGCTGAATCATGTCGTATTGTGTCTCTCCCACGCGGTTCCTTCATCCCTCCGCTTCCACCGGGGGCTGGACCATGTCCATCTTCACCTTCCACAACCCGATCGTCTCCGCCGCGCAGGCCGCGCTGCACCACGCGCTGGTCCGGCAGGGGCACCCCGACACGGCCAGCCTGAGCGCGGGGCACGAGAAGATGCAGCAGCTGGTGAAGCTGGGCCGGGGCTTCACCGGGCCGCGCAGCCCGGCCCCGGGCGCCGACACCACCGAGGAGGTGGCCGACGAGTGCCTGAAGCTGTACCTGGACTACGTGGCGGCGCGCTTCGCGGGGCACGAGCAGAAGGCGCAGCAGCTCTACGACGAGCTGAAGTTCTCGGTGTGCGACCCGCTGTGGCTGGAGGCGATCACCGCCTACGAGGACTTCGTCCACTGCGAGGGCGGCAGGGTCAGCTACACGGGGCTCCAGCCCGGCGAGGACGTGGGCCCCTTCCCGGTCGACGCGAGCCCGCTCCGCATCGCCCTGCTCGCCGACTGGGGGACGGGCGACGACCTGGCGAAGAACGTCCTGGCGCAGGCGAAGGCACTCGCTCCGCACCTGCTGATCCACATGGGCGACGTCTACTACGCGGGGACGCAGGCCGAGCAGCAGGCCTACTTCCTCGACGTGGTCGAGCAGTACTTCCCGGGCACCAGGTCCGGCCGGTTCCCCGTCTACGTGATCCCCGGCAACCACGACTACTACTCCGGCGGGACCGGCTTCACCTGGCTGATCGGGCAGCTGGGGCGGCAGAAGGGGAGCTACTTCTGCCTGCGCGGCGAGGGGTGGCAGGTGGTGGCGCTGGACACCGGCTACAACGACCGCGACCCGTTCACGGTGGAGAGCAACATCACCGCGCTCACCGACGACCAGGTGGCGTGGCTGGCGGACGTGATGGGGAGCGCCGGCGGGCGCAGGACGATCCTGCTCACGCACCACCAGCTGTACAGCGGCGCGGGCCCGGTCGGCGAGCAGGACCAGGGCGGGCAGACGGTGCGCTGGGGGATCAACCCGCTCCTCTACGAGCAGGTGCGGCCGTACTTCGGCCAGATCCCCGTGTGGCTGTGGGGGCACGAGCACAACTCGGTGGTCTTCCAGCCGCGGCAGGGCGTGCCGCCGGGCCGGTGCATCGGCTCGGCCGCCGTGCCGATGATGGTGATCCAGGACCCGTACCGGCAGGACGCGACGCTGCAGGGCGTCGACGGCATCGACGTGCCGCAGATGGACCCTTCGCACGAGCTGGGCAACAACGGGGTCGAGTACTACCACGGCTTCGCGATGCTCACGCTGGACGCACAGCAGGCGACGGTCACCTACTACCAGGTCCCGCCCGGCGGCGCGTACCAGGAGATGCTTAGCGAGACGTACCCGGCGGCGGGGTGACACGGGGTCCGACCGCGCGCTGACGGCAGGCTCTGGCGCCGCCGCGGGGCCCTCACCCGCCGCCTTAGAGCGGCAACCCTCTCCCAACTTCGGGAGAGGGTGGACTTTACGGGTCGGTGTGCGAGGTTGGGATTTCGCGTGAAAACGTAGGGGCGAGGCCTGCCTCGACCGGCGGGGGTCGGCCCCTGCGCGAGAGGCGGGGCAATGTGCCAATGCCACCTCCGCACGGACTCGCAGGCTCGCCCCTACGAGACCCCCCGGTGCTGCGCGCGACGAAACCCCGCGTGAGGGATGCGCGCCCGACAGGGCCGGGACGCCGCCGCCACAGGGGTATCGTGGCGGCGGTGGCCCGGCGCGGTTAGGCAGCGTGGTTTGCTGCCTTACCGCGCGCGCAGCCCGGCCCGGAGCGCAGCGGAGGGACACGCCCAAACCGCAAGTGCGAAGTGCGGGAGATCGGACTGGCCGATCCAGCACTTCGCACTCAGGACTTCGTACTTCGCACTCAGGCGTTACAGGCCGGAGCGGACGAGGAAGATCCACTCCCAGCCGTCGGGGCCGCGGCGGAAGCCGGCGCGCAGGTCGAGGTAGTTGGGGGTCGTGGCGTACTCCGGCGGGGCGGCCCAGACGGGGGTGCCGCGCACGCCGGCGATGCCGCGGTCCAGCAGGAAGGGGAGCCGCCGCAGGTCGTTGGCGCGGTAGCCCCGCCACGCGCCGATCGCCTCCAGCGCGCCCTCGGCCCCCTCCAGCGAGTGCACGAAGTCGCGCGACATCACCGCCCGCAGCGCCTCGAGGTCGCCCCGCACGGCGGCGTCGCGCACGGCCAGCGCGAAGTCGGCCAGCTCCAGGCGCCGGGCGTCGGCGGGGGCGAGCGGGGCGTAGGCCACGCGGGCGCTGTCGACCCACCCCGTGGGCTGGCCGCGGCAGACGATGCAGCGCACCAGGAGCCCCGCCGAGTCCGCCCGCAGCACCTGCAGCCGCATGAACATGTGCGGAAGCGTGGTGGGCGCGGAGTCGCTCCGGAGCACCAGCCCCGGCTCGCGCGTCCACGCGTCGGTGGCGGTGAAGGCGGGCGGCGGGGGTGGGGGCGGGGCCGGCGGCGGCGCGGGGACGGGCGCCGGGCGGCGCGGCGGCGGCCCCCCGCAGGCCGCCTGCAGCGCCAGCGCGAGCGCGAGCGCGGCCGTGGCGAGGCGGCGCGTCATGCGGCCAGCTGGGTGAAGACGGTGCGCCACGGCTTGAGGTCGGCGCGGAAGAGGCCGTCCCGCACGCACGGGTCGCCGTCGATGAAGGCGCGTGCCTCTTCCTCGGAAGCCGCGTTGATCACCGCCAGGTTCAGCGAGGCGTCCTCGCAGCGGCCGGCCAGGAAGAGGCGGCCGGCGGCCAGCGCCCGGCGCAGGTAGTCGTAGTGCCGCTGCACGGTGGCGATCTCCTGCTCGGTGATGGTCTCCACCAGGCGCTCGCGCGTGGGGCGGTAGAAGATGGCGAAGTTTCCGGTCGACATCGCGGTCCAGGGGGTCTGGTTTCCCGTCGGGGGATGCAGGCGATAAATTCGGCGCGCACGGCCGAAACGCAACCCGACCCCGGCTTCCGCGCCCCGATCTTGCCCGCGCCCGCCCCGCTCGCCCTGGTCTGCTCGGTCCCGCTCGAGTGCGAGCGGCTCCGCGGCTGGCTCGCGGACGCCGCGCCGGTCGAGGTCGGCCGCAAGGCGGCGTGGAGCGGGGTGCTGGGCGGCGCGCCGGTGATCGTCTTCCCCGCGGGAATGGGCAAGACCAACGCCGCGCACGGGCTGACGGCGCTGCTGGAGAGGCGCGAGGTGCGCGGGGTGCTCGGCTTCGGCGTGGGCGGCGCGTACCCCGGCTCGGGGCTGGAGGTGGGCGACGTCGCCGTCGCCTCGCGCGCCGTCTACGGCGACGAGGGGGTGGAGGCGCCGGGCGGCTGGCTCTCGACGGAGGGGATCGGCATCCCGCTTCTGGAGCGCGGCGGCGAGCGCGTCTTCAACGAGATCGCGCTCGACCCGGCCCTCGCCGGGCGGGCGCGGGCGGCGCTGGAGGCGGCGGGCTTCCGGGTGCGCGTGGGGCCGTTCGTCACCGTCTCCGCCTGCTCGGGTACGGCGGCGCGGGGCACGGAGCTGGCCCGCCGCTTCGGGGCGCTGTGCGAGGGGATGGAGGGCGCGGCGCTGGCGCACGTGGCGGCGATCTACGAGGTGCCGTTCCTGGAGCTGCGGGCGATCAGCAACCGGGTGGAGGACCGCGACCTCTCGCGCTGGCGGCTCAGGGAGGCGGCGGAGGCGGCGCAGGAGGCGGTGCGGGTGGTGGTGGGAGGGTGGGGGGGCGAGGAGGGCGGGGGGGCCAGGGGCGGCTGAAGCCGCGGCAACAACTGCAGAAAGCCTCGCCTGGACAGGGATCGGCGCAGTCGAGAACTCGGTGCGCGCGAGGCTTCAACGGCTTGCGGAA
This Longimicrobium sp. DNA region includes the following protein-coding sequences:
- a CDS encoding metallophosphoesterase — its product is MSIFTFHNPIVSAAQAALHHALVRQGHPDTASLSAGHEKMQQLVKLGRGFTGPRSPAPGADTTEEVADECLKLYLDYVAARFAGHEQKAQQLYDELKFSVCDPLWLEAITAYEDFVHCEGGRVSYTGLQPGEDVGPFPVDASPLRIALLADWGTGDDLAKNVLAQAKALAPHLLIHMGDVYYAGTQAEQQAYFLDVVEQYFPGTRSGRFPVYVIPGNHDYYSGGTGFTWLIGQLGRQKGSYFCLRGEGWQVVALDTGYNDRDPFTVESNITALTDDQVAWLADVMGSAGGRRTILLTHHQLYSGAGPVGEQDQGGQTVRWGINPLLYEQVRPYFGQIPVWLWGHEHNSVVFQPRQGVPPGRCIGSAAVPMMVIQDPYRQDATLQGVDGIDVPQMDPSHELGNNGVEYYHGFAMLTLDAQQATVTYYQVPPGGAYQEMLSETYPAAG
- a CDS encoding YciI family protein, with the protein product MSTGNFAIFYRPTRERLVETITEQEIATVQRHYDYLRRALAAGRLFLAGRCEDASLNLAVINAASEEEARAFIDGDPCVRDGLFRADLKPWRTVFTQLAA
- the mqnB gene encoding futalosine hydrolase, which codes for MPAPAPLALVCSVPLECERLRGWLADAAPVEVGRKAAWSGVLGGAPVIVFPAGMGKTNAAHGLTALLERREVRGVLGFGVGGAYPGSGLEVGDVAVASRAVYGDEGVEAPGGWLSTEGIGIPLLERGGERVFNEIALDPALAGRARAALEAAGFRVRVGPFVTVSACSGTAARGTELARRFGALCEGMEGAALAHVAAIYEVPFLELRAISNRVEDRDLSRWRLREAAEAAQEAVRVVVGGWGGEEGGGARGG